From the genome of Methylomonas sp. UP202, one region includes:
- the nifE gene encoding nitrogenase iron-molybdenum cofactor biosynthesis protein NifE translates to MKTNKDIAELLDEPACEHNKKEKSGCAKPKPGSAAGGCAFDGAQIALLPIADVAHIVHGPIACAGSSWDNRGTRSSGPDLYRIGMTTDLTEQDIVMGRSEKRLFHAIKQAIETYNPPAVFVYNTCVPALVGDDINATCKEAAERWGVPVVPIDSAGFYGTKNLGNRIAADAMLNHVVGTRDPDPLPPGTERPGIKVHDVNLVGEYNIAGEFWHVLPLLDELGLRVLCTLSGDARFREVQTMHKAEVNMMVCSKAMLNVARRMEKDYKTPWFEGSFYGITDTSQSLRDFAKVIDDPDLTERTEALIAREEARIRAALAPWRERLKGKRVLLFTGGVKSWSVISALQDLGMVVVATGTKKSTEEDKARIRELMGEDTLMIEDGSPKALLKVVHDYKADILIAGGRNMYTALKAKIPFLDINQEREFGYAGYEGMLELVRQLALTLESPVWESVRAPMPWRVGGVAKTVASETVEPALKIQAA, encoded by the coding sequence ATGAAAACGAATAAAGACATTGCGGAATTATTGGACGAACCGGCTTGCGAACACAACAAGAAGGAGAAATCCGGTTGTGCCAAGCCTAAACCCGGCTCCGCCGCGGGCGGTTGTGCGTTTGACGGTGCCCAGATTGCGTTGTTGCCTATCGCCGATGTCGCCCATATTGTCCACGGGCCGATTGCCTGTGCCGGCAGCTCTTGGGATAACCGCGGGACCCGGTCGTCGGGGCCGGACTTATACCGGATCGGCATGACCACCGATTTGACCGAACAGGATATCGTGATGGGCCGCAGCGAAAAGCGGCTGTTCCACGCGATCAAACAAGCCATCGAGACCTACAATCCGCCGGCGGTGTTCGTCTACAACACCTGCGTACCGGCCTTGGTCGGCGACGACATCAACGCGACCTGCAAGGAAGCCGCCGAGCGTTGGGGCGTGCCGGTGGTACCTATCGATAGCGCCGGTTTCTACGGCACTAAAAACCTGGGCAACCGGATTGCCGCCGATGCGATGCTGAACCATGTGGTCGGCACGCGCGATCCCGATCCATTGCCGCCGGGTACCGAGCGGCCCGGTATCAAGGTTCACGACGTCAATCTGGTCGGCGAATACAACATCGCCGGCGAATTCTGGCATGTACTGCCCTTGCTGGACGAATTGGGCTTGCGGGTGCTGTGCACCTTGTCCGGCGACGCCCGCTTCCGCGAGGTGCAAACCATGCACAAAGCCGAAGTCAACATGATGGTCTGCTCGAAAGCGATGCTGAACGTGGCCCGTCGTATGGAAAAAGATTACAAAACCCCGTGGTTCGAAGGCAGCTTCTACGGCATTACCGATACCAGCCAGTCCTTGCGCGATTTTGCCAAGGTCATCGACGATCCGGATTTGACCGAACGCACCGAGGCGCTGATTGCCCGCGAAGAGGCTCGAATCCGCGCGGCGCTGGCGCCGTGGCGCGAGCGTTTGAAAGGCAAGCGGGTGCTGTTGTTTACCGGCGGGGTCAAGAGCTGGTCGGTAATTTCGGCCTTGCAGGATTTGGGGATGGTCGTGGTCGCGACCGGTACCAAAAAGTCCACCGAGGAAGACAAGGCGCGCATCCGCGAACTGATGGGCGAGGATACGCTGATGATCGAGGACGGTAGCCCGAAAGCGCTGTTGAAGGTCGTCCACGATTATAAGGCCGATATTTTGATCGCCGGTGGCCGCAATATGTACACCGCGTTGAAAGCCAAAATTCCGTTCCTGGATATCAACCAAGAGCGCGAATTCGGTTATGCCGGTTACGAAGGCATGCTGGAACTGGTGCGCCAACTGGCGCTGACGCTGGAAAGTCCGGTTTGGGAGTCGGTCAGGGCGCCGATGCCCTGGCGCGTCGGCGGCGTCGCTAAAACCGTCGCCAGCGAAACGGTGGAGCCGGCGTTAAAAATTCAGGCGGCTTAG
- a CDS encoding TolC family outer membrane protein, whose protein sequence is MKSTTGWGVSIAIQLAFATDGYAVTLQDSIQKVLDDNPKIQAAKSERRAVEEEIGQAKAGYFPTVDATAGIGWEESNNPTTRTRGDGSVFYHREEGAIQVRQMLFDGLATPNEVERQEKRTDSRAYTVFGQSEITALDGVDAYLKVLRRQELLNLAKDNLQLHLRTNEQIKLRSERGVGKRADVDQSMGRVALAEKNVWSETGNLKDAETGFQRVIGILPDAVEPVAAPTAALPATMEQAIDEALADHPILKSANSDVESAFAQHETAKAPYFPRFDIETGVSHNYNLDGIRGTNSDMTAMLRMRYNLFNGGKDIARREQTAQLINQAKDIRDNTHRQVVESMRLSWVAYQTVKSQMEFYKQHADSAEKTIIAYQQQFNIGQRTLLDLLDTYNEMYVAKSSLINARYDELFSQYRILASKGQLNKHLGTKLPEEIQPISSAD, encoded by the coding sequence ATGAAATCGACGACCGGATGGGGTGTAAGCATCGCGATACAACTAGCGTTTGCGACCGACGGCTACGCGGTAACGTTACAGGATTCGATCCAGAAAGTGCTGGACGACAACCCGAAGATCCAGGCGGCCAAATCCGAACGCCGGGCAGTCGAGGAAGAAATCGGCCAAGCCAAGGCCGGTTACTTTCCGACCGTGGACGCCACGGCCGGTATCGGCTGGGAAGAGTCGAACAATCCGACCACCCGCACCCGAGGCGACGGCTCGGTGTTTTATCATCGCGAGGAAGGCGCCATCCAGGTCCGGCAAATGTTGTTCGACGGTCTGGCTACTCCCAACGAAGTCGAGCGCCAGGAAAAACGTACCGATTCGCGCGCCTACACCGTGTTCGGCCAGTCCGAGATCACCGCGCTGGACGGCGTCGACGCCTACCTGAAAGTGTTGCGCCGTCAGGAGTTGCTGAATCTAGCCAAGGACAACCTGCAACTGCATTTGCGCACCAACGAGCAAATCAAATTGCGTAGCGAGCGCGGCGTCGGCAAGCGGGCCGACGTCGATCAATCGATGGGCCGGGTGGCCTTGGCCGAGAAGAACGTCTGGTCCGAGACCGGTAACCTGAAAGACGCCGAAACCGGCTTTCAACGGGTGATCGGCATCTTGCCGGACGCGGTCGAACCGGTCGCCGCGCCGACCGCCGCGTTGCCCGCGACGATGGAACAAGCCATCGACGAAGCGCTGGCCGACCATCCGATTCTGAAGTCGGCGAATTCGGATGTCGAATCAGCCTTCGCCCAGCACGAAACCGCCAAGGCACCGTACTTTCCGCGTTTCGATATCGAAACCGGTGTCAGTCACAACTACAACCTGGACGGTATTCGCGGCACCAACTCGGACATGACCGCGATGCTGCGGATGCGCTACAACCTGTTCAACGGCGGCAAGGACATCGCCCGCCGCGAACAGACCGCGCAATTGATCAATCAGGCCAAGGACATCCGCGACAACACCCATCGCCAAGTGGTCGAAAGCATGCGTTTGTCCTGGGTGGCTTACCAGACCGTGAAAAGCCAGATGGAGTTCTACAAACAACACGCAGACTCGGCCGAAAAAACCATCATCGCTTACCAACAGCAGTTCAATATCGGCCAGCGTACCTTATTGGACTTGCTGGATACCTACAACGAGATGTACGTTGCCAAGAGCTCGTTGATTAACGCCAGATACGACGAGTTATTCTCGCAGTACCGGATTTTGGCGAGCAAGGGCCAATTGAATAAGCATTTGGGTACCAAATTGCCGGAAGAGATTCAGCCCATCAGTTCGGCGGATTAG
- a CDS encoding response regulator transcription factor produces MANLLICSNNPQLTAQWNHALISEYTVSMLHNPKTEFTADAVILDAKKLDDDASLMALFSNRHTRFLVMGCDWPDSRQIEVLINGAAGYCDQSESAELLKRAVACILDGDIWIRRALVPKVIGALTRARQTQTVKNRYDAEQKLQQIAGLSARELEVANLIRQGENNKRIALALNISERTVKAHLSSIFRKLGVDDRLHLAILLKETDQYQRG; encoded by the coding sequence GTGGCTAACCTATTGATTTGTTCTAATAATCCCCAGTTGACCGCGCAATGGAACCACGCGTTGATTTCGGAATACACGGTCAGTATGTTGCACAATCCCAAGACCGAATTCACCGCCGACGCGGTCATTCTGGACGCTAAGAAGCTGGACGACGATGCCAGTCTGATGGCGTTGTTTTCCAACCGCCATACCCGTTTTCTAGTGATGGGCTGCGATTGGCCGGATAGCCGGCAAATCGAAGTGTTGATCAACGGCGCGGCCGGTTACTGCGATCAATCCGAATCCGCCGAATTATTGAAGCGGGCCGTCGCCTGCATTCTGGACGGCGACATCTGGATACGCCGCGCCCTGGTCCCCAAGGTGATCGGGGCGTTGACCCGCGCCAGACAAACTCAAACCGTGAAAAATCGTTACGACGCCGAGCAGAAACTGCAGCAGATCGCCGGCTTGTCGGCGCGCGAGCTCGAAGTCGCCAATCTGATCCGCCAGGGCGAAAACAATAAACGTATCGCGCTGGCGCTGAATATTTCAGAGCGCACAGTCAAGGCGCATTTATCGTCGATATTCCGCAAATTGGGTGTCGACGATCGCTTGCATCTGGCCATATTGTTAAAAGAAACCGACCAATATCAAAGAGGATAG
- a CDS encoding HlyD family type I secretion periplasmic adaptor subunit translates to MKKTLGAWLADYRYRSEDRRDFDIADGSALYELPIQSHLILLTTLVFVSVALVWANFATLDEVTRGQGKTIPSSQIQVVQNLEGGIVSEILVREGDSVEKDQVLLQLDRVRFASSFQEAKLKYYELLANTARLNAEINGGALQLPDEVVKQAPQIADNIRQLLASRQHELKSNTDILSEQIRQREQEIVELQSKSEQLGRSYKMLQDEVKMSEPLVADGAMSQVELLRLQRAANDLRGELNSANLAMPRARSALDEARNKLSEIKARFRTEALKELNETKAELDRTSASAVALEDRVSRTRVLSPVKGTVKRIKINTVGGVIQPGMDLLEIVPVEDQLLIEAKIRPADIAFLHPGQQAVVKLTAYDYSIYGGLDAVLEHISADSIPGEKKDEDSYYLIRLRTATNTLQNRGERLQIIAGMTAEVDILTGKKTVLEYLMKPIFKARDRALRER, encoded by the coding sequence ATGAAAAAAACCTTGGGCGCTTGGCTGGCCGACTACCGCTATCGCAGCGAGGACCGCCGCGATTTCGACATCGCCGACGGCAGCGCGCTGTACGAATTGCCGATCCAAAGTCATTTGATTTTGCTGACCACGCTGGTCTTCGTGTCAGTGGCGCTGGTCTGGGCCAATTTCGCGACGCTGGATGAAGTGACGCGCGGTCAAGGCAAGACGATACCGTCCAGCCAGATCCAGGTCGTACAAAATCTGGAAGGCGGCATCGTCTCGGAAATCCTGGTGCGCGAGGGGGATAGCGTCGAAAAAGATCAAGTCTTGCTGCAATTGGACCGGGTCCGTTTCGCCTCGTCGTTTCAGGAAGCCAAGCTCAAGTATTACGAACTGCTGGCCAATACCGCCCGCTTGAACGCCGAAATCAACGGTGGCGCGTTGCAATTGCCGGACGAAGTAGTCAAGCAGGCGCCGCAAATCGCCGACAATATCAGGCAGTTGCTGGCTTCCCGCCAACACGAACTGAAATCGAACACCGATATTCTCAGCGAGCAGATTCGCCAGCGCGAACAGGAAATCGTCGAGTTGCAGTCCAAGAGCGAGCAACTCGGACGCAGCTACAAAATGCTGCAGGACGAGGTGAAAATGTCCGAGCCGCTGGTGGCCGACGGCGCGATGTCGCAAGTCGAATTGTTGCGGCTGCAGCGGGCCGCCAACGATTTGCGCGGCGAATTGAATTCGGCCAATCTGGCGATGCCGCGTGCGCGTTCGGCGCTGGACGAAGCCCGCAATAAACTTTCCGAAATCAAGGCGCGCTTTCGGACCGAGGCCTTGAAGGAATTGAACGAGACCAAGGCCGAATTGGATCGCACCAGCGCTTCCGCCGTTGCGCTGGAAGACCGGGTCAGCCGGACGCGGGTGTTGTCGCCGGTCAAGGGCACCGTCAAGCGCATCAAGATCAATACGGTCGGCGGCGTAATTCAGCCGGGTATGGATTTGTTGGAAATCGTGCCGGTCGAGGATCAGTTGCTGATCGAGGCCAAAATCCGCCCGGCCGACATCGCTTTTCTTCACCCCGGACAGCAAGCTGTGGTAAAACTAACCGCGTACGACTATTCGATATACGGCGGTTTGGACGCAGTGTTGGAGCATATTAGCGCCGACAGTATTCCCGGCGAGAAAAAGGATGAGGACAGCTATTACCTGATCCGCCTGCGCACCGCCACGAACACTTTGCAAAACCGTGGGGAACGCTTGCAGATCATTGCCGGCATGACCGCCGAGGTCGATATATTGACCGGCAAGAAAACCGTGCTCGAATACCTGATGAAGCCGATATTCAAGGCCAGGGATAGGGCGTTGAGAGAACGATAA
- a CDS encoding type I secretion system permease/ATPase, which yields MLDHLTIAGTQDTGFDDPLLAALLTVCQHLHISQTPAALTAGLPLVDHKLTPALFGRAAERAGMSARLLRRPLADIPALSLPAVLLLRDGHACVLIGKDGTNCRIAVSETGGEKTLPSAELENLYAGRAFFVRVNHRFDARTADLGAARSGHWIRNVVYAAWPIYAEVLAASLLINLFALAAPLFFMNVYDRVVPNHALETLWVLALGVLIVFGFELAMKLLRGYFIDAAGKRADIVLSAGIFEKLLNIRLEARPASAGAFANRLHEFEAFREFLTSATLVTLVDLPFLLLFVLIVYSIAGPLAWIPLAILPLAVLAGIALQAPLRQTVDTMFRYAAENQATLIEALTNLENVKTTGAASQLQRRWENNIGELARLGLKSRLYTSLTVNLTAFFQQLAAVLLVVAGVYRIGDGELTTGGLVACTMLAGRALAPVGQVAALLTRYHQARMALGSVRRMMELPVEREAGKDYMHRPRLAGEVEFRGVGFSYPGQPVPALDNVSFKIRAGERVGVIGRIGSGKSTLEKLILALYQPQQGAILLDGCDSRQLDPAELRRQIGYVPQDNALMFGSVRDNIVFGAGYVDDAAMLRAAELAGVAQFTARHPLGFDMPVGERGAGLSGGQRQSIVLARALLLQPALLVLDEPTNAMDNSSEEAFKQRFAAQLSDQTLILVTHKASLLSLVDRVIVMDGGHIVADGPKDHVLEALRQGQIKVAG from the coding sequence ATGCTCGACCACCTAACGATAGCCGGAACCCAGGACACCGGTTTCGACGATCCGTTGCTGGCCGCCTTATTGACAGTTTGCCAGCACCTGCATATTTCGCAAACCCCGGCGGCGTTGACCGCGGGACTCCCCTTGGTCGATCACAAACTGACGCCGGCGCTGTTCGGGCGGGCCGCCGAGCGGGCCGGCATGTCGGCCCGCTTGCTGCGCCGGCCGCTGGCCGACATTCCGGCCTTGAGTTTGCCGGCGGTACTGTTGCTGCGCGACGGTCACGCCTGCGTGTTGATCGGCAAGGATGGGACGAACTGCCGCATCGCCGTGTCTGAAACCGGCGGCGAGAAGACGCTGCCCAGCGCCGAACTGGAGAATCTGTATGCCGGCCGGGCTTTCTTCGTTCGAGTCAATCACCGCTTCGATGCCAGAACCGCCGATCTCGGCGCGGCACGGTCCGGCCATTGGATACGCAATGTGGTCTACGCGGCTTGGCCGATCTACGCCGAGGTGTTGGCCGCGTCGTTGCTGATCAATTTGTTCGCGTTGGCGGCGCCGTTGTTCTTCATGAACGTCTACGACCGGGTGGTGCCGAATCACGCGCTGGAAACGCTATGGGTGCTGGCGCTCGGGGTGTTGATCGTGTTCGGCTTCGAGTTGGCGATGAAGCTGTTGCGCGGCTACTTTATAGACGCCGCCGGTAAGCGCGCCGACATCGTCTTGTCGGCCGGCATCTTCGAAAAATTGCTGAACATCCGGCTGGAAGCTCGCCCGGCCTCGGCCGGCGCATTCGCTAACCGCTTGCACGAATTCGAGGCCTTCCGCGAGTTTTTGACCTCGGCCACCTTGGTGACCTTGGTCGATCTGCCGTTTTTGCTGCTGTTCGTATTGATTGTGTACAGCATTGCCGGCCCACTAGCCTGGATTCCGTTGGCGATATTGCCGCTGGCGGTATTGGCCGGCATCGCCTTGCAGGCGCCGTTGCGGCAAACCGTCGATACGATGTTTCGCTACGCCGCGGAGAACCAGGCGACCTTGATCGAAGCCCTGACCAATCTGGAAAACGTCAAAACCACCGGCGCGGCCAGCCAGTTGCAACGGCGTTGGGAAAACAATATCGGCGAATTGGCGCGGCTGGGTTTGAAGTCCCGGTTGTACACCAGCTTGACCGTCAATTTGACTGCGTTCTTTCAACAACTGGCGGCGGTGCTGTTGGTCGTGGCCGGGGTTTACCGGATCGGCGACGGCGAACTCACCACCGGCGGCCTGGTGGCGTGCACGATGCTGGCCGGCCGGGCCTTGGCGCCGGTCGGTCAGGTCGCGGCCTTGCTGACCCGCTATCATCAGGCGCGGATGGCCCTGGGCTCGGTGCGGCGGATGATGGAGCTGCCGGTGGAACGCGAGGCCGGTAAGGATTATATGCACCGGCCGCGTTTGGCCGGCGAGGTCGAGTTTCGCGGGGTCGGCTTCAGCTATCCCGGCCAGCCGGTACCCGCCTTGGATAATGTGTCGTTCAAGATTCGGGCCGGCGAGCGGGTCGGCGTGATCGGCCGGATAGGCTCCGGCAAAAGTACGCTGGAGAAATTGATTCTGGCGCTGTACCAGCCGCAACAAGGCGCGATTTTGTTGGACGGTTGCGATAGCCGCCAACTTGATCCGGCCGAATTGCGTCGCCAAATCGGCTACGTGCCGCAGGATAACGCGTTGATGTTCGGCAGCGTCCGCGACAACATCGTATTCGGCGCCGGGTACGTCGACGACGCGGCGATGCTGCGGGCGGCGGAGTTGGCCGGCGTCGCGCAGTTTACCGCCCGCCATCCACTCGGTTTCGACATGCCGGTCGGTGAGCGCGGCGCCGGCTTGTCGGGCGGCCAACGCCAAAGCATCGTGCTGGCCAGGGCCTTGCTGTTGCAGCCGGCGCTGTTGGTGCTGGACGAGCCGACCAACGCGATGGACAACAGCAGCGAGGAAGCCTTCAAGCAGCGCTTCGCGGCGCAATTGTCCGATCAGACCCTGATCCTAGTGACCCACAAAGCTTCGCTGTTGAGTCTGGTGGACCGGGTCATCGTCATGGACGGCGGCCATATCGTCGCCGACGGGCCGAAAGACCACGTGTTGGAAGCCTTGCGGCAAGGCCAGATCAAGGTGGCCGGATGA
- a CDS encoding addiction module protein, with product MSTISISDILELPVQERIQLVELIWDSVAATPEAVEVSPELKAELELRMLEFERNPESGYSWDQVKSRLKDGSWRTD from the coding sequence ATGAGCACTATCTCTATTAGCGATATTCTGGAACTTCCAGTGCAGGAGCGCATTCAGCTTGTTGAACTTATTTGGGACAGCGTCGCCGCAACGCCTGAAGCCGTGGAAGTTTCGCCAGAACTTAAAGCCGAACTAGAATTACGCATGCTTGAGTTTGAGAGGAATCCGGAATCCGGTTATTCCTGGGATCAAGTTAAGTCACGCCTCAAAGACGGCTCATGGCGCACCGATTGA
- a CDS encoding type II toxin-antitoxin system RelE/ParE family toxin, with translation MAHRLRFSARALRETGEAQEWYESQSLGLGEEFIAAMELQLKRLEQAPLLYAEVIPGVRRALLPRFPFGLFYVVRGNLIHILAVLHDAKNPNRWPKSR, from the coding sequence ATGGCGCACCGATTGAGGTTTTCCGCACGCGCATTACGTGAAACAGGCGAGGCCCAAGAATGGTACGAATCACAGAGCCTCGGCCTCGGTGAAGAATTTATCGCCGCAATGGAGCTACAGCTAAAACGGCTGGAGCAAGCACCATTACTATATGCCGAGGTAATTCCAGGGGTTCGCCGCGCACTCCTACCACGCTTTCCATTCGGCTTGTTTTATGTGGTACGAGGCAATTTAATTCATATCTTGGCCGTGTTGCACGATGCAAAAAACCCGAATCGTTGGCCTAAAAGCCGCTAA
- a CDS encoding ABC transporter permease, translated as MFWRIYAMLVKEFLDLVKDKKSRFVLIAPPIVQLFVFGYAATYDLNQVPIAVYNEDAGIASRELIARFGGAPAFREARRLRREAEVAEVLDTKQVLLVLHIGRHFSRDLLSGRQPADVQILLDGRDSNTAQIAQGYAQTVIADFNLAWARDHGLPLPAAELRTRAWFNPNLESRWFIVPGIVGLLTLVVTMLVTSLSVAREREQGTFDQLLVTPLTPREIVVGKAVPGFLIGVFEATFSIVMVVLWFRVPLLGSLTALYIGIVFYVFAIVGVGLMISSLSTTQQQGLLGGFLVIVPAVILSGYATPIANMPEAVQTLTLLNPLRYFLVIVRGVFLQGLDSPALLHQYWPMALIGLASLTCAGWLFRKRMY; from the coding sequence ATGTTTTGGCGGATTTACGCAATGCTGGTCAAGGAGTTCCTCGATCTGGTCAAGGACAAGAAAAGTCGTTTCGTGCTGATCGCGCCTCCCATCGTGCAATTGTTCGTGTTCGGCTACGCCGCCACTTACGATCTCAACCAAGTGCCGATCGCGGTGTACAACGAAGACGCCGGCATCGCCTCGCGCGAGTTGATTGCTCGCTTCGGCGGCGCGCCGGCGTTTCGGGAGGCGCGGCGCTTGCGGCGCGAGGCCGAAGTCGCCGAAGTGCTGGATACCAAGCAAGTATTGCTGGTGTTGCATATCGGTCGGCATTTCAGCCGCGACCTGCTGAGCGGCCGCCAACCGGCCGACGTGCAAATCCTGCTGGACGGCCGTGATTCGAATACCGCCCAAATCGCCCAAGGCTACGCGCAAACGGTGATCGCCGATTTCAACCTCGCCTGGGCCAGGGACCACGGTTTGCCGCTGCCGGCCGCGGAGTTGCGGACCCGAGCCTGGTTCAATCCCAACCTGGAAAGCCGTTGGTTTATCGTGCCGGGCATCGTCGGTTTGCTGACCTTGGTGGTAACGATGTTGGTGACTTCGCTGTCGGTGGCGCGCGAGCGCGAGCAGGGGACCTTCGACCAGTTATTGGTGACGCCGCTGACACCGAGGGAAATCGTGGTCGGCAAGGCCGTGCCGGGCTTCTTGATCGGCGTGTTCGAGGCCACTTTCAGCATCGTCATGGTGGTGCTGTGGTTCCGGGTGCCGCTGCTGGGCAGTTTGACGGCCTTGTATATCGGCATCGTGTTCTACGTGTTTGCGATCGTTGGGGTCGGCCTGATGATTTCCTCGCTGTCGACGACTCAGCAGCAAGGCTTGCTGGGCGGCTTTCTGGTCATCGTGCCGGCGGTGATCCTGTCCGGCTACGCCACGCCGATCGCCAACATGCCGGAAGCCGTGCAAACCCTGACCTTGCTCAATCCGCTACGCTACTTTCTGGTCATCGTCCGCGGGGTATTCCTGCAAGGCCTGGACAGCCCGGCGCTGCTGCATCAATACTGGCCGATGGCCTTGATCGGCTTGGCCTCGCTAACCTGCGCGGGTTGGCTGTTTCGCAAGCGGATGTATTAA
- a CDS encoding ABC transporter permease yields MTATRQRLIGLIRKEFLQVWRDPSSLAIAFVMPVFLLLLFGYGVSLDAKRVPIGLVVAAPSAETAALTAGFEQSEYFRSRYFPDMPAAAVALQAGEINAIVNLQDDFDRRLHGNEPAPIQLILDGVDANTARLVSGYVLGVWDRWLNARAESRGLRAVRPVQLRNRVWYNSALRSRNFLVPGLIAVIMTLIGALLTALVVAREWERGTMEALIATPVSVRQVLLGKLIPYYLLGMGGMLLSIAMAVWLFEVPLIGSLWVLLVCGSLFLLAALGMGLVISIAAKNQFVAGQIAIIITFLPAFLLSGFIFNIDSMPTVVQWATYLIAARYFVAILQTVFLAGNVWEVVVPNALALALMAALFMALAWWRAPRRLE; encoded by the coding sequence ATGACGGCGACCCGGCAACGGCTGATCGGTTTGATCCGCAAGGAGTTCCTGCAGGTCTGGCGCGATCCCAGCAGCCTGGCGATCGCCTTCGTGATGCCGGTGTTCTTGCTGTTGTTGTTCGGCTACGGCGTGTCGCTGGACGCCAAGCGGGTGCCGATCGGTTTGGTAGTCGCCGCCCCAAGCGCCGAGACCGCCGCGCTGACCGCCGGATTCGAGCAGTCCGAGTATTTTCGCAGTCGTTATTTTCCGGATATGCCGGCCGCCGCCGTTGCGTTGCAGGCAGGCGAAATCAATGCCATCGTCAACTTGCAGGACGACTTCGACCGGCGCTTGCACGGTAACGAACCGGCGCCGATACAATTGATTCTGGACGGCGTCGATGCCAATACCGCCCGGCTGGTCAGCGGTTACGTGCTCGGCGTTTGGGACCGCTGGCTGAACGCGCGCGCCGAAAGCCGCGGTTTGCGGGCGGTACGGCCGGTGCAATTACGGAATCGGGTCTGGTACAACAGCGCGCTGCGCAGCCGGAATTTTTTGGTGCCGGGCTTGATCGCGGTGATCATGACCTTGATCGGGGCCTTGCTGACCGCGCTGGTGGTGGCGCGGGAATGGGAGCGCGGCACAATGGAGGCCTTGATCGCCACGCCGGTCAGCGTTCGCCAGGTTTTGCTCGGCAAACTGATACCGTATTATTTGCTAGGCATGGGCGGCATGCTGCTTTCGATCGCGATGGCGGTGTGGCTGTTCGAAGTGCCGCTGATCGGTTCGTTGTGGGTGTTGCTGGTGTGCGGCTCGTTGTTCCTGCTGGCGGCCTTGGGCATGGGCTTGGTGATTTCGATTGCCGCGAAAAACCAGTTTGTCGCCGGCCAGATCGCCATCATCATCACCTTTTTGCCGGCGTTTTTGTTGTCAGGCTTCATCTTTAACATCGACAGTATGCCGACCGTCGTCCAGTGGGCGACGTATTTGATCGCCGCCCGCTATTTCGTCGCGATCTTGCAGACGGTGTTTCTGGCCGGCAACGTCTGGGAAGTCGTCGTCCCCAACGCGCTGGCGCTGGCCTTGATGGCGGCACTGTTCATGGCGCTGGCTTGGTGGCGGGCGCCGCGCCGCTTGGAGTGA